Proteins encoded by one window of Vigna radiata var. radiata cultivar VC1973A chromosome 5, Vradiata_ver6, whole genome shotgun sequence:
- the LOC106760703 gene encoding uncharacterized protein LOC106760703, whose product MSLQDFMKTMLEQNSKIKKSIVDLTQRVEKLEAMESNKLPAQTIINPRNVSVITLRTGKQVQGPEGVQEEEDKKKEKEKVDDNGGPNEPSPETTTEKSRLVPPNCSSKNSSSSYSPPPPYANRLKLRNKKMEELDQETLNTFKKVEINIPLLDAVKQIPKYAKFLKEICTNRRWFRDNEVVNLGRNVSSLIKKNVEIPRKCKDPGMFSIPCVIGNSKFDSAMLDLGASINVMPLSVFTSLSLGPLKTTGVVIQLANRSIVNSAGVLEDVLVLVDKLIFPADXYILDMKDEEGISPTNIILGRPFMMTA is encoded by the coding sequence ATGTCACTGCAAGATTTCATGAAAACAATGCTTGAGCAAAATTCAAAgatcaagaaatcaattgtagATTTGACTCAGAGGGTGGAAAAGTTAGAGGCTATGGAGTCAAATAAGCTACCTGCACAAACAATAATCAACCCGCGAAATGTAAGTGTTATTACTTTAAGAACGGGTAAGCAAGTACAAGGCCCTGAAGGAGTccaagaggaagaagataagaagaaagaaaaagaaaaagttgatgaCAATGGAGGACCAAATGAACCATCACCTGAGACTACCACTGAAAAATCCAGGTTAGTACCTCCTAACTGttcttctaaaaattcttcttcatcttattcTCCACCTCCTCCATATGCCAATCGGTTGAAGctgagaaacaaaaaaatggagGAGTTAGACCAAGAGACCTTGAATACTTTCAAAAAGGTGGAGATCAACATTCCCTTGCTAGATGCTGTTAAGCAAATCCCTAAATACGctaagtttttgaaagaaatttgcacaaatagaAGGTGGTTTAGGGATAATGAGGTTGTGAATTTGGGAAGAAATGTGTCAAGCTTGATTAAGAAGAATGTTGAAATACCGCGAAAATGCAAGGATCCAGGTATGTTTTCTATTCCTTGCGTTATtggaaattcaaagtttgacaGTGCCATGCTAGATTTAGGGGCTTCCATTAATGTAATGCCTTTATCGGTGTTTACTTCTCTATCTCTGGGGCCTCTTAAGACTACTggtgtggtcattcaactgGCCAATCGTAGCATAGTTAACTCTGCAGGTGTGCTTGAGGACGTGCTTGTCCTAGtagacaagttaatttttcctgCAGATTTNTATATCTTGGacatgaaggatgaagaaggaattAGTCCAACAAATATTATCTTGGGAAGACCCTTCATGATGACAGCATGA